Proteins encoded together in one Balearica regulorum gibbericeps isolate bBalReg1 chromosome 3, bBalReg1.pri, whole genome shotgun sequence window:
- the TENT5A gene encoding terminal nucleotidyltransferase 5A, whose translation MADDEKAGGSPGGSYAGGCENAHCNVLSWEQVQRLDRILSETIPIHGRGNFPTLAMQPRQIVKVVRSRLEEKGIGLRDVRLNGSAASHVLHQDSGLGYKDLDLIFCADLKGEAEFQTVKDVVLDCLLDFLPEGVNKEKITPLTLKEAYVQKMVKVCNDSDRWSLISLSNNSGKNVELKFVDSLRRQFEFSVDSFQIKLDSLLLFYECSENPMTETFHPTIIGESVYGDFQEAFDHLCNKIIATRNPEEIRGGGLLKYCNLLVRGFRAASESEIKSLQRYMCSRFFIDFSDIGEQQRKLESYLQNHFVGLEDRKYDYLMTLHGVVNESTVCLMGHERRQTLNLITMLAIRVLAEQNIIPNVANVTCYYQPAPYVADANFSNYYIAQVQTVFPCQQHTYSTWLPCN comes from the exons ATGGCAGACGATGAGAAGGCCGGCGGCAGCCCCGGCGGGAGTTACGCGGGCGGCTGCGAGAACGCGCACTGCAACGTGCTGAGCTGGGAGCAAGTGCAGCGACTGGACCGCATCCTCAGCGAGACCATCCCCATCCACGGCCGCGGCAACTTCCCCACTCTGGCCATGCAGCCCCGCCAGATCGTCAAGGTGGTGCGGAGCCggctggaggagaagggcaTCGGCCTGCGGGACGTGCGACTCAACGGCTCGGCCGCCAGCCACGTCCTGCACCAGGACAGCGGCCTGGGCTACAAGGACTTGGACCTCATCTTCTGCGCCGACCTCAAAGGGGAAGCAGAGTTTCAGACTGTGAAGGACGTGGTCTTGGACTGCCTCTTGGATTTCTTACCCGAGGGGGTGAACAAGGAGAAGATCACGCCGCTCACCCTCAAG GAGGCTTATGTGCAGAAAATGGTAAAAGTATGCAATGATTCAGACCGATGGAGTCTCATTTCCCTGTCCAACAACAGTGGCAAAAATGTGGAGCTGAAATTTGTGGACTCTCTGAGGCGGCAGTTTGAATTCAGTGTCGATTCCTTTCAAATCAAGCTGGactccctgctgcttttttatgaGTGCTCAGAGAATCCGATGACTGAAACTTTTCACCCGACTATCATCGGTGAGAGCGTCTATGGGGATTTCCAGGAAGCCTTTGATCACCTCTGCAACAAGATAATTGCCACCAGAAACCCAGAAGAAATCAGAGGAGGTGGTCTTCTGAAGTACTGCAACCTTTTGGTAAGGGGCTTTAGGGCTGCCTCCGAATCCGAGATTAAGTCCCTGCAGAGATACATGTGTTCGAGGTTTTTCATTGACTTCTCAGACATTggagaacagcagagaaagctggAGTCCTACTTGCAGAACCACTTTGTGGGATTAGAGGACCGCAAGTATGACTATCTCATGACCCTTCACGGTGTGGTGAATGAAAGCACAGTGTGCCTGATGGGACATGAGAGGAGACAGACTCTGAATCTGATCACCATGCTGGCCATCCGGGTCCTAGCCGAGCAAAATATCATCCCCAATGTGGCCAATGTCACCTGCTATTACCAGCCAGCCCCATACGTAGCAGATGCCAACTTCAGCAATTACTATATTGCCCAGGTTCAGACGGTGTTCCCTTGCCAGCAGCACACATACTCGACTTGGCTGCCCTGTAATTAA